TGGCCGGGTTCTCCGGCGGCCAGGAGCACGGCCGCATCGGCGACGGCCTGCCCGACGCAGGTGGTGGCCACGGGCGCGCCGATGTGGTGCATTGCGTCGAAGATCGCCGTCATCGCGGTCAGGGAGCCGCCCGGGGAATTGATGTACATGCTGATCGGCAGGTCCCGGCTGCTCGAATCGAGGTGGAGCAGCTGCGCGATGATCGTGTTCGCCACCCCGTCATCGATGGGCACGCCGAGGTAGACGATGCGATTGCCGAGCAGATGCGAGTAGACATCGACGATCTTCTCGCCGCCACCGGTTCGGTCGACGACATTGGGGATCGTGTACTGACTCATCGCCCTCCTCCGATCTGAACATGCAGATCCGCCGGAGAATCGATGACCCGATCGATGAGCCCGTACTCGATCGCCTCCTTGGCGGTGAACCACCGGTCACGCAGGGAGTCTTCGAAGATGCGGTCGTAGGTCTTTCCGGTCGCCTCGGCGATCCGGTGCAGGACGGTGTCTCTGACCGATCGGAGGTCGTCGCCCTGGAGTTCGATGTCGGCGGCGGCTCCGCCGATCCCGCTCGATCCCTGATGGAGGAGGATGCGAGCGTGGGGCAGGGCGAGACGTCGTCCGGGCGTTCCCATGCTGAGGACGAACTGTCCCGCCGAGGCGGCCCACCCGAAGGCGATCGTGACCACGTCATTGGGCAGGGCGGCGATGGTGTCGGCGATCGCGTGCATCATCGGCACGGATCCGCCAGGAGAGTTGATCCACAGGTGAATATCGGAGCGCGGATCCTCGGCGGAGAGGAGGACGAGTCGGGAGACGATCTCCATTCCGTTCTCGTCGCGCAACTCGCCGTTGAAGACGACGGACCGGTAGGCGTAGAGCATGCGCTGGGATTCGGGGATCGCGGTGGCCACGTCGGCATCGTCGGAGTCGGAGAACAGGGGCGGTCGGCTGTGGGGCGAAGAGTTGAGAGTGAACATGCGTCCACGCTGGCAGAGCCGGTGCGCATGGAGAACCCTGATCCGCTCGGCGCAGACGTCTGCCGCTGTGAGCAGACGGACTCCGTTTCTCTGAACGGCCCGCACAGGCCCGCGTGCTAGCATCGACGCAGTGGTTAGGGGGCGAAATGATGGCGAATATGTGGCTGACTCTGCAGCTGCTCGTCGTCGTGCTCTCTTCCGACCTCGACTCGGTCGTGCCCCAGTCCCCCACTCATCTCATCGTCCTGGCTCTCCTCGGCGCGGCCCTGCTGACCCCGATCGCCGCATGGGCGAGCATGGCTATGCTGCGTGTGCTCTCGCTCTCGGCGCGTCCGCCGGCTCTGCCGGGCACGCGCCGAAGCATCCGCGAATTCCGCATGCCGGAGGAACCCGGCACTCCTGGTACG
Above is a window of Brevibacterium siliguriense DNA encoding:
- a CDS encoding ClpP family protease, giving the protein MSQYTIPNVVDRTGGGEKIVDVYSHLLGNRIVYLGVPIDDGVANTIIAQLLHLDSSSRDLPISMYINSPGGSLTAMTAIFDAMHHIGAPVATTCVGQAVADAAVLLAAGEPGQRAMLAHARAVLRQPHAEGARGTIPDLIVAADEIVRQRRDVEEMLADSTGRTPEQIHRDFDRDLVLDAKAARDFGLVDVIL
- a CDS encoding ClpP family protease, whose protein sequence is MFTLNSSPHSRPPLFSDSDDADVATAIPESQRMLYAYRSVVFNGELRDENGMEIVSRLVLLSAEDPRSDIHLWINSPGGSVPMMHAIADTIAALPNDVVTIAFGWAASAGQFVLSMGTPGRRLALPHARILLHQGSSGIGGAAADIELQGDDLRSVRDTVLHRIAEATGKTYDRIFEDSLRDRWFTAKEAIEYGLIDRVIDSPADLHVQIGGGR